In one Solanum dulcamara chromosome 1, daSolDulc1.2, whole genome shotgun sequence genomic region, the following are encoded:
- the LOC129887541 gene encoding uncharacterized protein LOC129887541, whose protein sequence is MMPQVPTINQVYAMVNQDESQRIVAGTSRMMHKPINPTAMYTSRNGSDSHKQKRAYDGHSFCDFCDMKGHTRGDCNKLKKCDLCHMTRFTRDDVFKPAYGIFSAATRINGIFTTTARLREISSVSVLSSTTMP, encoded by the exons ATGATGCCACAGGTTCCAACTATTAATCAAGTTTACGCAATGGTGAACCAAGATGAGAGTCAGAGGATTGTGGCAGGAACAAGTAGAATGATGCATAAACCTATCAATCCTACAGCTATGTATACTTCTAGGAATGGTAGTGACAGTCACAAACAAAAGAGGGCTTATGATGGGCATTCCTTTTGTGATTTTTGTGATATGAAGGGACATACCAGAGGAGATTGCAATAAGCTGAAGAAGTGTGACTTATGTCATATGACTAG GTTCACAAGAGATGATGTCTTCAAACCAGCATATGGGATATTCTCAGCAGCAACAAGGATAAATGGGATATTCACAACAACAGCAAGATTAAGGGAGATTTCCTCAGTCTCAGTGTTGTCATCAACAACAATGCCCTAA